One genomic segment of Sanyastnella coralliicola includes these proteins:
- a CDS encoding tetratricopeptide repeat protein: MLVFAFLFMLACTTRKDGFVYRVFHNTTAHYNGFFYAQEAMKEADATLWDKHEDDYDEVLPLFVYGDEESAQSIFPLMERTIEKSSRVIERHNMDPPKRDKRKSKRPEMNKWIDDNYLLIGQAYFLKRNYFKAEEMFLYVSRKYKDKNIQAQANAWLTRVYLERESYNQAKNAILKASQMKNLEPEVKSEVQLVYADYFIRQEMWKEAAEELEKGINLMEKKKEKARPTFILAQLMQRQNKGQDAIAYFNAVLKLKPTYEMEFYSKIMQAMAFDRRGGNSNQIKETLFKMLKDEKNLEYQDQIYYALAELELEEQNREGGIDYLKTSVEVNQGNQKQKMKSFLRLADLHLEDKDYQSAQAYYDSTYRNIQEEHERYLDVKNKAESLTELVQHLNVIEEQDSLTALCELDEESLIAKLEKIRKQKEDEAEEERLALEAAAAAAAAGQGGGNAGAFWVYNDQLRDIGQRNFLDYWGDRKLEDNWRRSQKLETTFNNEEEEVIDAPKDTLIVETDGIPTVDEMLASLPCSEAGQVASKGSIANAYYNSGVIYREKLEDLDNAIEQWEVLVTRYDDSEFHPTSFYLLYRSYLYKESQGYKNPFCGTCSSQYWGDLIVERYPGSEWALLVENPDYQDYAELKKAEEREAYELVLSKYYQRRYQEVITETDSVIRTEPDNSVLCKYKVLKAQSVGYMDGQYGMRDNYFAELESVIAECPNTEESAFATELLAKLRGEKSEGAGGKEDTADDPKDEPPAPSPFNYNETARHYFMMVLPVRGTDLNATKAKMSDFTGKNFSSSGLKVSSNLIDRNNQVILVKTFNRLEDATSFFGVFMASDDMKEYRDAGYTTALISKENYVTLFKTKDLEGYQQFFLDNYQP, from the coding sequence GTGCTTGTTTTCGCTTTCCTGTTCATGCTTGCATGTACAACAAGGAAAGACGGGTTCGTGTACCGTGTATTCCACAATACCACGGCGCACTACAATGGGTTCTTCTACGCACAAGAGGCGATGAAGGAAGCCGACGCGACCCTCTGGGATAAGCACGAAGATGATTACGATGAGGTTCTACCTCTGTTCGTCTATGGAGACGAAGAATCTGCGCAAAGCATCTTCCCGCTCATGGAGCGAACTATTGAGAAGAGCTCGCGGGTAATCGAACGTCACAACATGGATCCTCCGAAACGCGACAAACGAAAGTCTAAGCGTCCGGAGATGAATAAGTGGATTGACGACAACTACCTGTTGATTGGTCAGGCCTACTTCCTCAAGCGCAACTACTTCAAGGCAGAGGAGATGTTCCTCTACGTAAGTCGTAAATACAAAGACAAGAATATTCAAGCCCAAGCGAACGCTTGGCTTACGCGTGTTTACCTGGAGCGTGAAAGCTATAACCAGGCGAAGAACGCTATCCTGAAAGCTTCGCAGATGAAGAACCTCGAGCCTGAGGTGAAGTCTGAAGTTCAGCTCGTGTATGCAGATTACTTCATCCGCCAGGAGATGTGGAAGGAAGCTGCTGAGGAGCTCGAAAAAGGAATCAACTTAATGGAGAAGAAGAAGGAAAAGGCACGTCCGACCTTCATTCTTGCTCAGTTGATGCAGCGCCAGAACAAAGGGCAAGATGCGATTGCCTACTTCAACGCCGTGTTGAAACTCAAGCCAACCTATGAGATGGAGTTCTACTCGAAGATCATGCAAGCCATGGCTTTCGATCGTCGAGGTGGAAATTCAAACCAGATCAAGGAGACGCTCTTCAAAATGTTGAAGGACGAGAAGAACCTGGAGTATCAAGATCAGATTTATTACGCTCTCGCGGAATTGGAACTCGAAGAACAAAACCGTGAAGGTGGTATTGACTACTTGAAGACTTCGGTAGAAGTGAACCAAGGAAACCAGAAGCAGAAGATGAAGAGCTTCTTGCGTTTGGCAGACCTTCACTTGGAAGACAAAGACTACCAGAGCGCGCAGGCATACTACGACAGTACATACCGCAACATTCAAGAAGAGCACGAACGCTACCTTGACGTTAAGAACAAAGCAGAGAGTTTGACAGAACTCGTGCAGCACTTGAACGTGATTGAGGAGCAGGATAGTTTGACAGCCCTTTGTGAGCTCGACGAAGAATCATTGATCGCCAAGCTTGAGAAGATTCGCAAGCAGAAGGAAGACGAAGCGGAAGAAGAACGTTTAGCGCTTGAAGCGGCGGCAGCAGCAGCGGCAGCCGGACAAGGCGGTGGAAACGCCGGGGCATTCTGGGTATACAATGACCAGCTCCGCGACATCGGTCAGCGCAACTTCTTGGATTACTGGGGTGACCGTAAACTAGAAGACAACTGGCGCCGAAGCCAAAAGCTAGAAACCACATTCAACAATGAGGAGGAAGAGGTGATTGACGCGCCGAAAGACACCTTGATTGTTGAAACAGACGGTATCCCAACGGTAGATGAGATGTTGGCCTCTCTTCCGTGCAGCGAAGCTGGTCAAGTAGCGTCGAAGGGATCTATTGCTAACGCCTATTATAACTCAGGAGTTATTTACCGCGAGAAGCTAGAAGACCTTGACAATGCGATTGAGCAGTGGGAGGTTTTGGTAACACGCTATGATGATTCAGAGTTCCACCCAACGAGCTTCTACCTATTGTACCGCAGCTACCTGTACAAAGAGTCGCAAGGGTACAAGAACCCGTTCTGTGGAACTTGTAGCAGTCAATATTGGGGCGACCTTATTGTGGAGCGTTACCCTGGTTCAGAATGGGCCTTGCTCGTAGAAAACCCTGATTACCAAGATTACGCGGAGCTGAAGAAAGCGGAAGAGCGCGAAGCTTATGAGTTGGTGCTTTCAAAGTACTACCAGCGACGTTACCAAGAGGTGATCACGGAGACAGACAGTGTGATTCGCACAGAGCCAGACAACAGCGTCCTGTGTAAATACAAAGTGCTTAAGGCACAGTCTGTAGGATACATGGACGGACAGTACGGCATGCGCGACAACTACTTCGCAGAGCTAGAATCTGTCATAGCGGAGTGTCCAAACACAGAAGAATCTGCCTTCGCTACTGAACTACTCGCGAAACTTCGCGGTGAGAAATCAGAAGGCGCAGGAGGAAAAGAAGACACGGCGGATGACCCGAAAGACGAGCCGCCAGCACCATCGCCGTTCAACTACAATGAAACGGCACGCCATTACTTCATGATGGTACTTCCGGTACGAGGAACTGACCTGAACGCCACGAAGGCGAAGATGTCAGACTTCACCGGAAAGAACTTTAGTAGTTCTGGCTTGAAGGTGTCTTCGAATTTGATCGACCGAAACAATCAGGTAATCCTTGTCAAAACCTTTAACCGATTGGAAGACGCAACGTCTTTCTTCGGCGTATTCATGGCAAGCGATGATATGAAAGAGTACCGAGACGCTGGTTACACTACAGCGTTGATCTCGAAAGAGAACTACGTGACTCTGTTTAAGACCAAAGACTTGGAGGGATACCAGCAATTCTTCCTAGACAATTATCAACCGTAG
- a CDS encoding PfkB family carbohydrate kinase — protein MSLIAVGTVAFDAIETPFGKTDKVVGGAATYITLAASYFVKHSELISVVGDDFPSAFLADMKARGIAQGGLQIKEGEKSFFWSGKYHYDMNSRDTLDTQLNVLADFQPVVPEEAKGAEYVMLGNLDPTVQMSVIDQMPKRPKLVVLDTMNFWMDIAMDKLAAVIAKVDVLTINDEEARQLTGEHSLVKAAQKILTMGPRYLIIKKGEHGALLFDEEKVFFAPALPLEDVVDPTGAGDTFAGGFIGYLAHTDDISFQNMKRAVIIGSAMASFTCEAFGPERLMSLTTNEIDHRIQKFVDLVDFDIVLVE, from the coding sequence ATGAGTCTAATCGCAGTTGGAACGGTGGCCTTTGATGCCATTGAAACACCATTCGGGAAAACCGATAAAGTAGTGGGAGGTGCCGCAACCTACATCACGCTGGCTGCCAGCTACTTCGTTAAGCATTCTGAACTCATCTCTGTGGTGGGTGATGACTTTCCTTCAGCGTTTTTGGCTGACATGAAAGCGCGCGGTATCGCACAAGGCGGTCTGCAGATTAAAGAAGGAGAGAAGTCTTTCTTCTGGTCTGGAAAGTACCATTACGACATGAATTCTCGTGATACGCTCGATACACAGTTGAACGTATTGGCTGATTTCCAACCTGTAGTTCCTGAAGAGGCGAAAGGAGCTGAGTATGTGATGCTCGGAAACCTTGACCCAACAGTACAGATGTCTGTGATTGACCAAATGCCGAAACGTCCGAAGCTGGTTGTGCTTGATACGATGAACTTCTGGATGGACATCGCAATGGACAAGCTTGCAGCAGTGATTGCGAAGGTGGACGTATTGACGATCAACGATGAAGAAGCACGTCAGTTGACGGGCGAGCACTCATTGGTGAAGGCGGCGCAGAAGATCTTGACAATGGGCCCACGTTACCTGATCATCAAGAAGGGTGAGCACGGAGCACTATTGTTCGATGAAGAAAAAGTGTTCTTCGCACCCGCACTGCCGTTGGAAGACGTAGTTGACCCAACAGGAGCTGGAGATACTTTCGCTGGTGGGTTCATCGGATACCTTGCGCACACTGACGACATTTCATTCCAGAACATGAAGCGTGCGGTGATCATCGGATCTGCGATGGCGTCGTTTACATGTGAGGCGTTCGGACCAGAGCGTTTGATGTCGCTAACGACAAATGAGATTGACCACCGAATTCAGAAGTTCGTTGATCTCGTAGATTTTGACATTGTACTTGTAGAGTAG
- a CDS encoding M23 family metallopeptidase encodes MSKRRKKIVRKLKREFRLSLLHEASYEERFSILLTPFNVILLIAGIVVVIGGITYAITALTPLREYVVPGYIDQQHRQDALDAKLKADSLEYRLKQQEAYLVNLQTILTGGVPSDSLLQQQAGGDASAELDYEISPQDSALRAQVEDEDRFVLRVSQSSAEEEGATTGFLFKPVEGTISSGYDADNDHYGIDLVAPENSVVKAVTDGTVILSSFTSDGGNVIAIQHKNEFISIYKHNSALYKEMGEQVRAGESIAVIGNTGDHSDGPHLHFELWHRGNPVDPLDYFIFEE; translated from the coding sequence ATGAGCAAACGGCGCAAAAAAATAGTCAGAAAATTAAAGCGTGAATTTCGTCTTTCTCTGCTTCACGAGGCAAGCTACGAAGAACGTTTTTCCATTCTGCTCACACCTTTTAACGTAATTCTGCTGATCGCAGGAATCGTGGTTGTCATTGGTGGAATCACCTATGCTATCACCGCGCTCACGCCTTTGCGTGAATATGTGGTGCCGGGTTATATCGATCAGCAACACCGTCAAGATGCCTTGGATGCCAAGCTCAAAGCTGACTCGTTAGAATACCGTTTGAAGCAGCAAGAGGCTTACTTGGTGAACCTTCAGACCATTCTCACCGGGGGTGTTCCTTCAGATAGTTTGCTTCAACAACAAGCAGGTGGTGACGCTAGCGCGGAATTGGATTACGAAATCTCTCCGCAAGATTCTGCATTACGTGCTCAAGTGGAAGATGAAGATCGCTTCGTCTTGCGCGTGAGTCAATCTAGCGCCGAAGAAGAAGGTGCAACTACTGGGTTTCTATTCAAGCCTGTAGAAGGCACCATCAGTTCAGGCTACGATGCCGACAACGACCATTATGGTATCGATTTGGTAGCTCCAGAAAACAGTGTGGTCAAAGCAGTAACGGATGGAACCGTTATTCTATCAAGCTTCACCAGCGACGGAGGGAATGTCATCGCTATTCAGCACAAAAACGAATTCATTTCCATCTACAAACACAACAGTGCCTTGTACAAGGAAATGGGTGAGCAAGTACGCGCGGGGGAGTCGATCGCAGTGATCGGAAATACAGGAGACCACAGTGACGGGCCTCACCTGCATTTCGAATTATGGCATCGAGGGAACCCGGTGGATCCCCTCGACTATTTCATCTTTGAAGAGTAG